A genomic segment from Glycine max cultivar Williams 82 chromosome 1, Glycine_max_v4.0, whole genome shotgun sequence encodes:
- the LOC121172625 gene encoding S-adenosylmethionine decarboxylase proenzyme: MAMAVSAIGFEGFEKRLEISFFQPGLFADPEGMGLRALAKSQLDEILTPAACTIVSSLRNDHVDSYVLSESSLFVYAYKIIIKTCGTTKLLLAIPPILKFAEMLSLNVRSVNYTRGSFIFPGAQPYPHRNFSEEVAILDGYFGKLSAGSNAYILGGQDKSQNWHVYSASADSVTPCDNVYTLEMCMTGLDREKAQVFYKEQSASAAIMTVNSGIRKILPDSEICDFDFEPCGYSMNSVEGAAVSTIHVTPEDGFSYASFETVGYDFKVVNLNEMVKRVLACFLPTEFSVAVHVDGASKLFDQTCFLDVKGYCREERSHEGLGMGGSLVYQKFAKTCDCGSPRSTLKCWKEEDEEE, encoded by the coding sequence ATGGCCATGGCGGTTTCTGCAATTGGTTTTGAAGGTTTCGAGAAGAGGCTGGAAATATCCTTTTTCCAGCCGGGACTTTTTGCTGACCCTGAGGGAATGGGTTTAAGAGCTCTTGCAAAGTCCCAGTTGGATGAGATACTTACACCGGCTGCTTGCACCATTGTTTCATCTCTCAGAAATGATCATGTCGACTCCTATGTTCTGTCTGAGTCCAGTCTCTTTGTTTATGCCTAcaagatcatcatcaaaacctgtgGTACTACAAAGCTACTGCTTGCAATCCCACCCATATTGAAATTTGCTGAAATGCTTTCCCTCAATGTTAGATCTGTGAATTACACCAGGGGAAGTTTCATCTTTCCCGGTGCTCAGCCCTATCCCCATCGCAACTTTTCTGAGGAAGTTGCTATTCTTGATGGCTACTTTGGCAAGCTTAGTGCAGGAAGCAATGCTTATATTTTGGGTGGCCAAGACAAATCACAGAACTGGCATGtctactctgcttctgcagatTCTGTAACTCCATGCGACAATGTTTACACTCTAGAGATGTGCATGACTGGCCTGGATAGAGAGAAAGCACAGGTTTTCTACAAAGAACAATCTGCTTCAGCTGCCATTATGACTGTTAATTCTGGCATTAGAAAAATTCTTCCAGATTCTGAGATTTGTGACTTTGACTTTGAGCCATGTGGTTATTCAATGAACTCTGTTGAAGGTGCTGCTGTTTCTACCATTCATGTTACCCCAGAAGATGGTTTCAGTTATGCAAGCTTTGAGACTGTTGGGTATGACTTCAAAGTGGTGAATCTGAACGAAATGGTTAAGAGGGTATTGGCATGTTTTCTCCCAACTGAGTTCTCTGTTGCAGTTCATGTGGATGGTGCAAGCAAGTTGTTTGATCAGACGTGTTTTCTGGATGTTAAGGGATACTGTCGCGAAGAGAGGAGCCACGAAGGGCTTGGAATGGGTGGTTCTCTTGTCTACCAAAAATTTGCCAAGACTTGTGACTGTGGTTCACCTAGATCAACTCTGAAGTGCTGGaaagaggaagatgaagaagagtaG